A region of Salirhabdus salicampi DNA encodes the following proteins:
- a CDS encoding S8 family peptidase yields the protein MKLQQKVVYSFVLSLFLIGSMFFITANAEGERTERYIVQFYGFVDTQKEVQLLSNQYDIKTNHVYEHAVKGFSAQLSPEVASLLQNLPTVKLVEKDLQAHTLNQTLPTGVDRINVEKNNLANIDNIDDRVDVDIAILDTGIDVDHPDLNVYDGRNFSTGPSHRYDDGNGHGTHVAGTAAALDNGIGVVGVAPGARLWAVRVLDNNGSGWFSDIIAGVDWVTENADEIEVANMSLGGQGLNSTLRTAIQNSVAAGVFYAVAAGNDSDDVYGADGVFGTSDDYLPASYPEVATISALSDTDGQPGGDGSLSSWGTDDRNGDGIRDGEDDSFAWFSNYARNVVKDNPVSSSGAAIDLLLPGVDIYSTVPGGYDHYSGTSMASPHAAGLAALHYVSEGTRDLNGDGVRDENDVYTARQSLINLGKTQDDSTYGLTYFNDPDSNWENLGWGNF from the coding sequence ATGAAATTGCAACAAAAGGTAGTTTATAGTTTTGTGCTTTCTCTGTTTCTAATTGGTTCAATGTTTTTTATTACGGCCAATGCGGAAGGAGAACGTACAGAAAGGTACATTGTACAGTTTTATGGATTTGTCGATACACAAAAAGAAGTGCAACTATTATCCAACCAGTATGACATCAAAACAAACCATGTATATGAACATGCAGTAAAAGGTTTTTCGGCGCAATTATCTCCAGAAGTCGCCAGTCTGCTGCAAAACCTTCCAACCGTAAAATTAGTTGAAAAAGACCTCCAAGCACATACATTAAACCAAACATTACCAACAGGTGTAGACCGAATTAACGTAGAAAAGAATAACCTTGCCAACATTGATAACATCGATGATCGTGTTGATGTTGATATTGCCATACTTGATACAGGAATCGACGTAGATCATCCCGACTTAAATGTTTATGATGGGCGTAACTTTTCAACAGGGCCGAGTCACCGATATGATGACGGGAATGGTCATGGTACACATGTTGCCGGTACTGCTGCAGCCCTCGACAATGGCATTGGTGTGGTAGGTGTTGCACCTGGTGCTCGTTTATGGGCAGTACGTGTTTTAGATAACAACGGTTCTGGTTGGTTTTCAGATATCATTGCTGGTGTCGATTGGGTAACGGAAAATGCAGATGAAATCGAAGTGGCGAATATGAGTTTAGGCGGGCAAGGCTTGAATAGTACCCTCCGGACAGCGATTCAAAACTCTGTAGCTGCAGGTGTCTTTTATGCGGTTGCTGCCGGCAACGATTCAGATGATGTATATGGCGCTGATGGTGTTTTTGGAACATCAGATGATTACTTACCTGCTTCTTATCCAGAAGTAGCAACTATTTCCGCTTTAAGTGATACGGACGGTCAGCCTGGAGGAGATGGTTCTCTTTCAAGTTGGGGAACAGATGATAGAAATGGTGATGGTATACGGGATGGAGAAGACGATTCCTTTGCTTGGTTTAGTAACTATGCTAGAAATGTAGTAAAAGATAACCCTGTATCATCTTCCGGTGCTGCCATTGACTTATTATTACCAGGAGTAGATATTTATTCGACTGTACCAGGTGGCTATGATCATTATAGTGGAACAAGTATGGCATCACCTCATGCAGCTGGATTAGCAGCTTTACATTATGTATCAGAAGGAACTAGGGACCTTAATGGAGATGGAGTAAGAGATGAAAACGACGTCTATACAGCTAGACAATCATTAATAAACTTAGGTAAAACACAAGATGATAGTACCTACGGTCTAACATACTTTAATGATCCTGATTCAAATTGGGAAAACCTTGGCTGGGGTAATTTTTAA
- a CDS encoding alpha/beta hydrolase translates to MQVTQVNNAIIQSIKHIMILTVQILLAPLWIAIGIIVGWRLCHPRRYQVKGTPKKYNMNYHDVSFMSNDQSTTLKGWYIKSDAPKATIIFSHGYLGNRTKYPNRSLDLAKFYRNNGFDILMFDYRNCGASEGNKSTVGIHEQDDLIGAIDFVKEHNPHTNIVLIGWSTGGSSAIMAAKERNVDVIITDSAFHNLEDYLIENLTKWTKLPSFINPFIMLTFPLVCNGLHPRMSKPIHALKHIDCPIFFIHSEKDSTIPHNCTMKMFDKYNGIKKLWITRKGDHVKNHLSNREYCKTTLSFINKAIKK, encoded by the coding sequence ATGCAAGTTACACAAGTGAATAATGCAATTATCCAAAGCATCAAACATATCATGATATTAACGGTTCAAATTCTATTGGCTCCGTTATGGATTGCAATAGGTATCATTGTAGGATGGAGACTATGTCACCCAAGGCGCTACCAAGTGAAGGGAACACCCAAAAAATATAACATGAATTATCATGATGTGTCTTTTATGAGCAATGACCAAAGTACCACCTTAAAGGGATGGTATATTAAATCAGACGCACCAAAAGCTACCATCATCTTTTCGCATGGGTATTTGGGTAATCGGACAAAATATCCGAATCGTTCCCTTGATCTAGCGAAATTTTATAGGAATAACGGATTTGATATCCTTATGTTTGATTATCGAAATTGTGGTGCATCGGAGGGAAACAAGTCAACTGTAGGCATACACGAACAAGATGATTTAATCGGGGCAATCGACTTTGTGAAAGAACATAATCCGCATACGAACATTGTATTAATCGGTTGGTCTACTGGTGGGTCATCTGCCATCATGGCAGCAAAGGAAAGAAATGTTGATGTAATTATTACGGATAGTGCATTTCATAACTTAGAGGATTATTTAATAGAGAACTTAACAAAATGGACAAAACTTCCGAGCTTTATCAATCCTTTTATCATGTTAACATTTCCTCTAGTTTGCAACGGCTTGCACCCGCGGATGAGTAAACCGATCCATGCGTTAAAACATATAGATTGTCCTATCTTTTTTATACATAGTGAGAAAGATTCAACAATTCCCCATAACTGTACAATGAAAATGTTCGATAAATATAATGGGATCAAAAAATTATGGATTACTAGAAAAGGTGACCACGTCAAAAATCATCTATCAAACCGAGAATATTGTAAGACAACATTGTCTTTCATAAACAAAGCCATTAAGAAATGA
- a CDS encoding M14 family zinc carboxypeptidase codes for MALALSLVVPVFAAGKHPGTPEEQTYKSNGFTDYEQLGKKLEKIEKNSKGLVEVEVVGESNQGRDIYQARIGNGDKVILVQSEIHGNEKTGTEALLNILQQLSSSQNAEVEEILEEVTLVMLPKMNPDASELDRRGNDMSWDDVTKKFPQLEDAVPSWNHYHADGRAKLQGDDYTNRPGFDVNRDFNPNLDYTPMAEDFPGQSSEPGWYITPEAQTVRDVYKSLLDEFGNVDVFIDLHHQGLYYVDDGSDDPVTLSLSGQFVPHPESEEGEKYNEYADKYDYDFSRQLNVAAYNELQQMGNSPFDNITLYRQGLDLPGTALGSFALNGSGTVLFEVTGQTHSMGQKKKGMLVKGVETGLMGIIKGVASGAVYDLNPEDYEDIPLTKYPWEL; via the coding sequence ATGGCTCTTGCTCTCAGTCTTGTAGTGCCAGTATTTGCAGCTGGAAAACACCCAGGAACACCAGAAGAACAAACATACAAAAGCAATGGTTTTACTGATTATGAGCAACTGGGGAAGAAATTAGAAAAGATTGAAAAAAACAGTAAAGGTCTTGTTGAGGTAGAAGTTGTCGGGGAGTCAAATCAAGGTCGAGACATTTATCAAGCAAGAATTGGGAATGGTGATAAAGTAATCCTTGTACAAAGTGAAATTCATGGTAACGAAAAAACGGGTACAGAAGCATTATTAAATATTCTTCAACAGTTATCATCAAGTCAAAACGCTGAAGTTGAAGAGATTTTAGAAGAAGTAACATTGGTCATGTTACCAAAAATGAATCCAGACGCGTCTGAATTAGACCGTAGAGGAAATGATATGTCATGGGATGATGTAACTAAGAAGTTTCCACAATTAGAGGATGCTGTACCATCGTGGAACCACTATCATGCAGATGGTAGAGCAAAACTTCAAGGTGACGATTATACTAATCGACCAGGTTTTGATGTAAATCGAGATTTCAATCCTAACCTTGACTACACGCCTATGGCGGAAGATTTTCCGGGCCAGTCGTCTGAACCAGGTTGGTACATAACACCTGAAGCGCAAACAGTAAGAGATGTTTATAAATCATTATTAGATGAGTTTGGCAACGTTGATGTATTTATCGATTTGCATCATCAAGGATTGTACTACGTTGATGACGGTTCTGATGACCCTGTCACTTTATCGCTTTCTGGACAGTTTGTTCCACATCCGGAGAGTGAAGAAGGAGAAAAATATAATGAATATGCTGACAAATATGACTATGACTTTTCACGTCAATTAAATGTCGCCGCTTACAATGAATTACAACAAATGGGCAACTCTCCGTTTGACAATATAACATTATATAGACAAGGACTAGATTTACCAGGAACGGCATTAGGCTCATTTGCTTTAAATGGTAGTGGTACCGTGTTATTTGAAGTTACCGGTCAAACACATAGCATGGGTCAAAAGAAGAAAGGAATGCTTGTAAAAGGGGTAGAAACCGGTTTGATGGGAATCATTAAAGGTGTTGCAAGTGGAGCTGTCTACGACCTAAACCCAGAGGACTATGAAGATATCCCATTAACAAAATATCCATGGGAATTGTAA
- a CDS encoding NAD(P)/FAD-dependent oxidoreductase has protein sequence MNTYIVVGAGILGASTAYHLAKRGARVTLIDRNDSGQATKAGAGIICPWLTNRSNKPWYRLVTEGAKFYPKLVEELEAVGETETGYSQVGAINIFSGEDRLHKKVELAKERQKSTPEMGEVTKLSVKETKELFPLLSDDYASVHISGGARVNGSEICYALIRSAKKYGASIVYGNASLMKEKDTITGVYVNNQKYFADRVIVTGGAWAKELVEPLGVKFNVTSQKAQIVHLQVPNTDTSKWPVVMPPYNQYMLTFKNGRVVVGTTYEDNVHFDDEVTAHGIHTILDKALRVAPGIANTTYLETKVGFRPYTPNSLPVLGSIPRFEGLIVANGLGASGLTSGPYIGDQLAKLALGEETHIDFKDYDVRNAIRLE, from the coding sequence ATGAATACATACATCGTTGTAGGAGCGGGAATTCTTGGGGCATCAACTGCGTATCATCTAGCAAAACGAGGAGCGCGTGTTACATTAATAGACCGAAATGACTCCGGACAAGCTACAAAAGCCGGTGCAGGAATTATTTGCCCTTGGTTAACGAACCGGAGCAACAAGCCGTGGTATCGCCTTGTAACTGAGGGTGCTAAATTTTATCCGAAACTAGTCGAGGAACTTGAGGCTGTTGGAGAAACAGAAACAGGGTATTCTCAAGTAGGTGCTATTAATATATTTTCAGGAGAAGACCGTTTACATAAAAAGGTGGAACTTGCAAAGGAGCGACAGAAAAGCACTCCAGAAATGGGGGAAGTGACAAAGCTTTCTGTAAAGGAAACGAAGGAACTTTTCCCATTGCTATCGGATGACTATGCGTCCGTACATATTAGTGGGGGGGCCCGTGTGAACGGAAGTGAGATATGCTATGCCCTTATTCGTAGTGCGAAAAAGTATGGAGCTTCCATAGTATACGGAAATGCTTCATTAATGAAGGAAAAAGACACCATTACTGGTGTTTACGTCAATAATCAGAAGTATTTTGCTGACCGCGTGATCGTGACTGGTGGAGCATGGGCTAAAGAGTTGGTTGAGCCACTTGGCGTAAAATTTAACGTTACTTCTCAAAAAGCTCAAATCGTTCACCTGCAAGTCCCGAACACTGATACGAGTAAGTGGCCGGTTGTTATGCCTCCATATAATCAATACATGCTGACGTTCAAAAATGGACGCGTTGTCGTAGGAACTACATATGAAGATAATGTTCATTTTGATGATGAAGTGACAGCCCATGGGATTCACACGATTTTGGATAAAGCGCTACGTGTAGCTCCCGGGATAGCTAATACCACTTATTTGGAAACAAAAGTCGGCTTTCGTCCTTATACACCGAACTCATTACCTGTTTTAGGTTCCATACCTCGATTCGAAGGACTTATCGTAGCAAATGGTCTTGGTGCTTCTGGTTTAACGAGTGGCCCATATATTGGAGATCAACTTGCTAAATTAGCACTAGGTGAGGAAACACATATTGATTTTAAAGATTACGATGTAAGAAATGCTATTAGACTTGAATAA
- a CDS encoding YczE/YyaS/YitT family protein, with translation MFLYRIFLYLIGMFINFLGVTLIVKSALGAGVWSAFFVSISDVMGMTVGFWYGAFQVFFIFVNAQLLGIRPDWGAVIPLILEAVIFDFWLEVVFHSLYLHNATLLTKLSVFLLGITLLGLGVAVYILPGFSKAPIDQLFLSISEKFQWSVRKSQTALAVVVFGIATLLKGPVGLGTVIATLLMGPMIQFWQGKVQNWYNPSTSIREVFLGPEHAHHIIEE, from the coding sequence TTGTTTTTATACCGTATTTTCTTGTATCTTATTGGGATGTTTATAAATTTTTTAGGTGTAACGTTAATCGTAAAGTCAGCTTTAGGTGCAGGCGTTTGGTCCGCGTTTTTTGTGAGTATATCCGATGTCATGGGAATGACTGTCGGATTTTGGTATGGAGCATTCCAAGTATTCTTTATTTTCGTAAATGCTCAATTACTAGGAATTCGACCCGATTGGGGTGCAGTTATCCCCTTAATATTAGAAGCAGTCATTTTTGATTTCTGGTTAGAAGTTGTATTTCATTCATTGTATTTGCACAATGCTACACTATTAACAAAGCTATCTGTTTTTCTACTAGGAATAACGTTATTAGGTTTAGGGGTAGCGGTTTACATTTTACCAGGCTTCTCAAAAGCCCCAATAGATCAACTGTTTTTATCAATAAGCGAGAAATTTCAATGGAGTGTGCGGAAATCACAAACCGCGTTGGCAGTTGTAGTATTCGGTATAGCTACCTTGTTAAAGGGACCAGTTGGTTTAGGAACTGTAATTGCCACATTATTAATGGGGCCGATGATTCAGTTTTGGCAAGGGAAAGTTCAAAACTGGTATAATCCTTCTACTTCTATTCGAGAAGTTTTTCTCGGCCCTGAGCATGCACACCATATAATAGAAGAATAA
- the tenI gene encoding thiazole tautomerase TenI encodes MKKRELHVVTTGTQDDQQLIDIIKKIHPYVDYIHLREKHRSAKEIYDLINQLLNQRIPLSKLMINDRVDLAQVLGVKGVQLPNHALPVRKVKESFPELRIGASVHSTDEARIAEEEGADFLLYGHIFPTNCKRNLPPKGVKNLQYMTSTVSKPVMAIGGIKPDDVKAVLDCGAAGIAVMSKVFLANDPLDAVQHYKREIVNWEGWESGK; translated from the coding sequence GTGAAAAAAAGGGAACTACATGTTGTAACGACAGGAACACAAGATGATCAACAACTGATAGATATTATAAAGAAAATACACCCGTATGTTGATTACATTCATTTAAGAGAGAAGCATAGGTCGGCTAAAGAAATATATGACTTAATAAACCAACTTTTAAATCAACGAATTCCATTATCAAAACTAATGATTAATGACCGTGTAGATCTTGCACAAGTGTTGGGAGTGAAGGGGGTGCAGCTGCCCAATCATGCTCTTCCAGTTCGTAAAGTAAAAGAATCATTTCCTGAATTACGTATCGGAGCTTCTGTTCACTCAACTGATGAAGCAAGGATAGCTGAGGAGGAAGGAGCTGATTTTCTCTTGTATGGCCACATTTTTCCCACGAACTGTAAGCGAAACCTTCCTCCAAAAGGAGTGAAAAATTTGCAGTATATGACTAGCACTGTTTCGAAACCTGTTATGGCTATTGGGGGGATTAAGCCAGATGATGTGAAAGCGGTATTAGATTGTGGAGCTGCTGGTATCGCTGTAATGTCAAAGGTATTTTTGGCTAATGATCCACTGGATGCAGTACAGCATTATAAAAGAGAAATTGTTAATTGGGAGGGATGGGAGAGTGGGAAATAA
- the thiO gene encoding glycine oxidase ThiO, protein MGNKYDAIVVGGGVIGAAVAYYLSKERKRVLLVEQNRLATKASSAAAGMLAAHSELKHNDPIFPLAKESRQMFSSLAKEIKECSGIDIELIEKGMLKVALSDEEKVEFKRQVLIQQQNGEQIHWLDKRETIAKEPNLSTDIKGAIFIEKDNQVSAPALAYGLAKSAAYLGAEIKEHCSVYSFHVTDNTVTGVQTSEGDYYSDYVIAAGGPWTQQLLMGTGLEMKTSPVKGECFSVITHQPLLSSTVFTSGCYIVPKKGGRTIVGATVKPNTFSESVSYAGVEQLMDKARKLIPCIINAEWEKAWAGIRPKTNDGLPYIGTHPTIQNLLVATGHYRNGILLSPITGVIITDLITGRIPKVDVQGVSPSRTMVETH, encoded by the coding sequence GTGGGAAATAAGTATGATGCCATTGTAGTAGGTGGGGGAGTGATTGGTGCTGCGGTAGCCTACTATCTATCAAAGGAAAGGAAGCGTGTATTATTAGTAGAACAAAATCGATTAGCAACTAAAGCATCTAGTGCTGCTGCGGGTATGTTAGCTGCACATTCAGAGTTAAAGCATAATGATCCGATTTTCCCGTTAGCTAAGGAAAGTAGACAAATGTTCTCGAGTTTAGCGAAAGAGATTAAGGAATGTAGTGGCATCGATATTGAGTTAATTGAAAAAGGTATGTTGAAAGTTGCATTATCAGATGAAGAAAAGGTTGAATTTAAACGGCAGGTCCTTATCCAACAACAAAATGGAGAACAAATTCATTGGTTAGACAAACGAGAAACGATAGCTAAAGAGCCAAACCTCTCGACAGATATAAAGGGAGCTATATTTATCGAAAAAGACAACCAAGTTTCTGCCCCGGCATTAGCATATGGTTTAGCAAAATCTGCAGCCTATCTTGGTGCTGAGATTAAAGAGCATTGTAGTGTTTATTCCTTTCATGTAACGGATAACACTGTCACTGGTGTTCAGACGAGTGAAGGGGATTATTATAGTGATTACGTTATTGCTGCTGGAGGGCCTTGGACTCAACAATTACTTATGGGAACAGGGTTGGAAATGAAAACGTCTCCAGTAAAAGGTGAATGTTTTTCAGTTATAACTCATCAACCTTTATTATCTTCCACTGTATTTACGAGTGGCTGCTACATCGTTCCGAAAAAGGGTGGGCGTACAATTGTTGGTGCAACTGTAAAACCAAACACGTTTAGTGAATCTGTTTCTTATGCTGGTGTTGAACAATTAATGGATAAAGCGAGGAAGTTAATTCCTTGTATTATAAATGCTGAATGGGAAAAGGCATGGGCTGGTATTCGTCCCAAAACAAATGATGGACTACCTTACATTGGCACTCATCCAACTATTCAAAATTTACTAGTTGCAACAGGTCATTATCGAAACGGCATTTTACTATCTCCGATAACAGGAGTAATCATAACTGATTTGATAACAGGAAGAATCCCAAAAGTTGATGTTCAAGGTGTTTCACCTTCACGCACAATGGTAGAGACACACTAA
- the thiS gene encoding sulfur carrier protein ThiS: MLIIQVNGDQLEIPADVNNVYRLLEHFDVEGKVTIIEVNGRIIEKANYEEQQLKDHDQIEILHFVGGG; encoded by the coding sequence ATGTTGATTATACAGGTAAATGGCGACCAACTCGAAATACCTGCAGACGTGAATAATGTTTATCGTTTGTTAGAGCATTTTGATGTTGAGGGAAAGGTTACCATCATTGAAGTGAATGGAAGAATTATAGAAAAGGCGAATTATGAGGAACAACAACTTAAGGATCATGACCAAATTGAAATATTACATTTTGTCGGAGGAGGATAA
- a CDS encoding thiazole synthase yields the protein MLKIGPYEFQSRLLLGTGKYPNFRVQKEAVDVSEAEILTFSVRRMNIFASHQPNFLEQLDIEKYTLLPNTAGAKTAEEAVRTAKLAKASGLCDMVKVEVIGCEKTLLPDPVETLKASEELLKEGFIVLPYTSDDVLLAKRLEDLGCHAIMPGASPIGSGQGIINPLNLRFIIEQANVPVIVDAGIGAPSDATKAMELGADGVLLNTAVSNASDPVKMAEAMKLAITAGRLGYEAGRIPKKHYGTASSPMEGMSTI from the coding sequence ATGCTGAAAATTGGACCATATGAATTTCAATCTAGACTTTTATTAGGAACAGGTAAATATCCGAATTTTCGTGTTCAAAAGGAAGCAGTAGATGTTTCGGAAGCGGAAATTTTAACGTTTTCTGTAAGACGTATGAATATTTTTGCATCTCATCAACCAAACTTTTTAGAACAACTAGATATCGAAAAGTATACGTTATTACCGAATACAGCTGGAGCAAAGACTGCCGAAGAAGCCGTTCGTACAGCGAAATTGGCGAAGGCATCAGGACTGTGCGATATGGTAAAAGTTGAAGTCATTGGATGTGAAAAAACACTCCTTCCTGATCCAGTAGAAACATTGAAAGCATCCGAAGAGTTATTGAAAGAAGGTTTTATTGTATTGCCTTATACCTCAGATGATGTGTTATTAGCAAAGAGATTAGAAGATCTCGGCTGCCACGCTATCATGCCAGGTGCATCGCCAATAGGCTCAGGGCAAGGAATAATTAACCCATTAAATTTACGTTTTATTATCGAACAGGCCAATGTCCCCGTCATTGTAGATGCTGGTATTGGTGCACCTTCTGATGCAACAAAGGCTATGGAATTAGGAGCTGATGGAGTGTTATTAAATACAGCCGTTTCGAATGCGTCCGATCCTGTTAAAATGGCAGAAGCTATGAAGTTAGCCATTACAGCAGGCAGACTTGGATACGAAGCAGGTCGAATACCAAAAAAACATTATGGAACGGCTAGTAGCCCAATGGAAGGAATGAGCACGATTTGA
- a CDS encoding thiazole biosynthesis adenylyltransferase ThiF, whose translation MTNRYSRQERFTPIGEDGQQEIQNKTVLIVGAGALGTGSAEALVRAGTGKVIIADRDYVEWSNLQRQQLYCEEDAKQKMPKAIAAQQRLEQVNSDVHIESLVMDITVEEMEQLVSEVDIIIDATDNFDIRMIINDISQKYRIPWIYGACVGSYGISYTILPGETPCLQCLLDSMPFEGATCDTVGIISPAVQMVVSYQVTEALKILIGDTKALRRKLISFDLWKNQQSGVQVDKLKKDSCSSCGSNRTYPFLTYENQMKTAVLCGRDTVQIRPAKKRTRTLSELAKTLTKLDEETQYNSHLLSCTIEDYRIVVFQDGRTLVHGTNNISEAKSIYHRYIG comes from the coding sequence TTGACCAATCGATATTCTCGTCAAGAGCGATTTACTCCTATTGGTGAAGATGGACAACAGGAGATTCAAAATAAAACAGTGCTCATTGTCGGTGCAGGAGCGCTAGGAACAGGAAGTGCAGAAGCATTAGTTCGTGCAGGTACTGGTAAGGTAATAATTGCTGATAGGGATTACGTAGAGTGGAGTAATCTACAGCGACAGCAATTGTATTGCGAGGAGGACGCGAAGCAAAAAATGCCGAAGGCTATAGCAGCCCAACAACGCCTGGAACAAGTTAATTCTGACGTTCATATTGAATCACTTGTGATGGATATTACAGTCGAAGAAATGGAACAACTGGTTTCGGAAGTTGATATCATTATTGATGCGACTGATAATTTTGATATTCGTATGATTATCAATGACATTTCACAAAAATACCGAATTCCATGGATTTATGGAGCTTGTGTAGGTAGTTATGGAATTAGCTATACAATACTACCAGGTGAAACTCCTTGTTTACAGTGTTTACTAGATTCAATGCCGTTTGAGGGGGCTACGTGTGATACGGTTGGAATAATTAGCCCTGCTGTACAAATGGTTGTATCCTACCAAGTTACGGAAGCGTTAAAAATTCTAATAGGGGATACGAAGGCTTTACGTCGAAAGCTTATTTCGTTTGATTTATGGAAAAATCAACAATCGGGTGTACAAGTAGATAAACTAAAAAAAGATAGTTGTTCTTCGTGTGGTTCGAATCGAACGTATCCCTTCCTAACATATGAGAATCAAATGAAGACTGCAGTTTTATGTGGAAGAGATACCGTGCAAATACGTCCAGCAAAAAAGAGAACGCGCACTTTATCTGAATTAGCAAAAACGTTAACAAAGTTAGACGAAGAAACACAATATAATTCACATCTACTGTCATGTACAATAGAAGATTACCGAATCGTCGTGTTTCAAGATGGACGTACATTAGTACATGGAACAAATAACATCAGTGAAGCAAAATCGATATATCATCGTTATATTGGATAA
- the guaC gene encoding GMP reductase yields MENVFDYEDIQLIPAKCVVNSRSECDTTVELGGYTFKLPVVPANMQTIIDENIAMFLAENGYFYVMHRFQPETRINFIKDMRARNLISSISVGVKEEEYAFVEQLASEKLVPEFITIDIAHGHSNAVIQMIQHIKKHLPESFVIAGNVGTPEAVRELENAGADATKVGIGPGKVCITKIKTGFGTGGWQLAALRWCAKAASKPIIADGGIRTHGDIAKSIRFGATMVMIGSLFAGHEESPGETIEKDGKLYKEYFGSASEFQKGEKKNVEGKKMYVEHKGSLKDTLTEMEQDLQSSISYAGGKRLDAIRNVDYVVVKNSIFNGDKVY; encoded by the coding sequence ATGGAAAATGTGTTTGATTATGAGGATATTCAATTAATTCCGGCTAAGTGTGTTGTCAATAGTCGCTCAGAATGTGATACAACTGTAGAACTCGGTGGTTATACATTTAAATTGCCGGTTGTACCTGCCAATATGCAAACCATTATTGATGAAAATATAGCTATGTTTTTAGCCGAAAACGGTTACTTTTATGTAATGCACCGTTTTCAACCAGAGACCCGTATAAACTTTATTAAGGATATGAGGGCACGAAATCTAATTTCTTCAATAAGTGTAGGGGTAAAGGAAGAGGAGTATGCATTTGTAGAACAATTAGCTTCCGAAAAACTTGTGCCTGAATTTATTACGATCGATATAGCTCATGGACATTCAAATGCAGTAATTCAAATGATTCAGCATATTAAGAAGCATCTACCTGAAAGCTTTGTTATTGCAGGGAATGTAGGAACTCCAGAAGCAGTTCGAGAACTAGAAAATGCAGGTGCAGATGCCACAAAAGTTGGTATTGGACCAGGAAAAGTATGTATAACAAAAATTAAAACAGGATTTGGTACCGGAGGGTGGCAACTAGCTGCTTTACGTTGGTGTGCAAAGGCTGCAAGCAAACCGATTATAGCAGATGGGGGTATTCGTACACACGGCGACATCGCAAAGTCCATACGCTTTGGAGCTACAATGGTGATGATTGGTTCACTATTTGCAGGTCATGAAGAGTCTCCCGGGGAAACGATCGAAAAGGATGGGAAACTGTATAAGGAGTACTTCGGTTCGGCATCCGAGTTCCAAAAAGGTGAAAAGAAAAATGTTGAGGGCAAAAAAATGTACGTTGAACACAAAGGTTCTTTAAAGGATACTTTGACAGAAATGGAGCAAGATCTTCAATCTTCTATTTCATATGCTGGTGGCAAAAGATTGGATGCAATCCGCAACGTTGATTATGTCGTTGTGAAAAACTCAATTTTTAATGGAGATAAAGTATATTAA